One Solirubrobacter pauli DNA segment encodes these proteins:
- a CDS encoding class I SAM-dependent methyltransferase — MANARPRGLIAAALTVRQAVRGGEPDRARSQLRYGAMAHSYELRTASGDFGRRELVERLGPRPGEVILDVGCGTGRNFEQIRERIGPTGRLIGIEPSPEMLTLAEALVRRRGWTNVELICAGAEEAEIPVVADGAILCAVHDVMRSTSALTNVLEHVRSGGRIAAGGPKWVPWKRLGALWLNRTTWHLNRDCVSTFAGFQCPWERLAELVPDVEVEERYGGAGYIAHAARP; from the coding sequence ATGGCCAACGCACGCCCGCGAGGGTTGATCGCGGCGGCGCTCACCGTCCGCCAGGCAGTGCGCGGCGGCGAGCCCGACCGCGCGCGCTCACAGCTCCGCTACGGCGCGATGGCCCACAGCTACGAGCTGCGTACGGCGAGTGGCGACTTCGGTCGCCGCGAGCTCGTCGAACGCCTCGGACCGCGTCCCGGAGAGGTCATCCTCGACGTCGGCTGCGGCACGGGCCGCAACTTCGAGCAGATCCGCGAGCGGATCGGGCCGACCGGCCGCTTGATCGGGATCGAGCCGAGCCCGGAGATGCTCACGCTCGCCGAGGCGCTCGTGCGCCGACGCGGATGGACCAACGTCGAGCTGATCTGCGCCGGCGCCGAAGAGGCCGAGATCCCCGTCGTCGCCGACGGCGCGATCCTGTGCGCCGTGCACGACGTGATGCGCTCGACGAGCGCGCTCACGAACGTCCTCGAGCACGTCCGCAGCGGCGGGCGCATCGCCGCCGGCGGACCGAAGTGGGTGCCGTGGAAACGGCTCGGCGCGCTCTGGCTCAACCGCACGACCTGGCACCTGAACCGCGACTGCGTCAGCACGTTCGCGGGCTTCCAGTGCCCGTGGGAACGGCTCGCGGAGCTCGTCCCCGACGTCGAGGTCGAAGAGCGCTACGGCGGCGCCGGCTACATCGCCCACGCCGCACGCCCCTAG